GAATGCGCCTTGTACTCTTAACTTTAGTTTTTCATCCTAATTTAGAATGGTAAAACATAATTATCCCAATAATTTTTACACAACTAGAAACTTTTTTGGCTAAACAAAGACCAAATTATACTAATGGGAACGGGTCAATGGCATATTTTTAGACAGAGACAGACagtgaaatttgaaaaacattAGTGGGTACCATAATATTCTCCTGTCTCTATGCTTCTGGTAATCcttttttgtgtcaaaaaaGTTTATCTcattcagctaaaaaaaaagttaatatctTTTGTGTCTCTCATGGAGCCTCAGTACTCCTTATTTGTTATCTTTGCTAGCCTGGTAATCTCATTGGCATTACTACCAAATCCTACCACAGCCTTATCCAAATGCAGTTTTCCGGCCATATTCAACTTTGGTGACTCAAATTCAGACACCGGTGGTTTGTCAGCGGCATTCGGACAAGCTCCGCCGCCCAATGGAGAAACATTTTTTCACACTCCATCTGGACGGTATTCTGATGGCCGTCTTGTAATTGATTTCATAGGTACTTCCAtttctatctctttctttttgtggaAGCACATGTACATATCCATTATGTAGAAAATACATGATAAAAGATTATAATCCGAGGAGAGTGCCCTTTATCCTCTTCCTCCACATTAGACTTGGCACATATCTTAGAAATATCATTTGTTGTACCAAAATAAGCTAAAacccttcttcttctgttttttttcattctctttaGTCATTGATCCTTGAACTTTACACCCCCCCCCTGAAAGAAACTATGTTTGTGGAAAATGGCAGCTTAAGTATATTAGCTGTCCATGCTTGTATTTATAGAAGTATCAATATACAAGTGATAAATATCACTAAAGAATGTgataattacaagtaaaaggaaaagataaagataaacttTACAATCATGATTACACCTATCTAGCATAATACTAATCTACTGGTATGGACTGCAATCTGGTGTTGGCTACAATCTTAGCCTGATTATCATCTCTAACAAACTTGATTTTATCTTTACTGGTTATGCTAACATCCCCCCTCAAGCTGAAGGGAAGTGTTGAGACCCGAAGCTTGGATTGAAGAAATTCAAATCTATCAGATGTTAAGCCTTTTGTAAAGATGTCTGCAAGCTGTGCATGTGTTGAAATGAATCGAAGTTGAATATCCTTATTAAGCACCTTCTCTCTAATGAAGTGATAATCAACTTCAATATGCTTAGTTCTAGCATGGAACACCGGATTTGCTGCCAAGGACAAGGCACCTAAATTGTCACACCATAAAGTAGGCGCAGCAGAAAGTAATATATGAAGCTCACGAAGAAGCATGCGAATCCAATAAAGTTCTGAAGTTGCAAAGGCCATAGCTCGATACACGGATTCAGTGCTTGACTTGGACACAACAGGTTGCTTTTTGGCACACCAAGAAACAAGACAAGGTCCAACAAAAACAGCATATCCCGTTGTTGATCGATGATCATCGACACTCCCAGCCCAATCTGAATCGCTAAAAGCATGTAGTTGAAGTGAGCCCTTCCCATAGTATAAACCATGATGTAGAGTACCCTTAAGATACCTAAGAACCCTTTTGACTGCTGACCAGTGAGCTGTAGTTGGGGAGTGTAGAAATTGACATAATTGATTTACTGTAAACACGATCTCTAGTCTGGTGAGCACACAATATTGCAAAGATCCCACAATTTGTCGATAGGTTGTAATATCATCAAGAGGGTCTCCATGAAATTGAGACAGTTTTGTGCTTGAAGAGAGAGGTGTGGAGCATGGCTTAGCCCCAGCCATTTTTGCCTTGTGAAGTACATTTGCAATGTACTTAGCTTGGGACAAGTAGACTCCTTGATCATCTCGACTTACTTTGatacccaaaaaataatgcagTGGCCCCAAGTCTTTCATAGCAAAGTCTCTTTTCAAATAGGAGATAAGCTTTACAATCATGATTACACCTATCTAGCATAATACTAATCTACTGGTATGGACTGCAATCTGGTGTTGGCTACAATCTTAGCCTGATTATCATCTCTAACAAACTTGATGTTATCTTTACTGGTTATGCTaacacccccccaccccccccaaaaaaaaaaaaaaaaagagaaaataatataattttataactaattggtattctcattttcttgtttcttttttggttaagaaATTAAGATGGAAGTCAAAAGTATGCTTAATTTGGAGGACCAAGTGTAGCATGTTAGTTCTAATTGTATGAGAAACACTGTTTGTTGATTTTCAGCGGAAAGCTATGGGTTACCGTATCTCAGTGCTTTTCTGGACTCACTGGGTTCAAACTTTAGCCATGGAGCCAATTTTGCAACTGCTGGAGCAACAATTAGACCTCAGAACACAACAATGGCACAAAGTGGATATAGTCCCATTTCATTAGATGTGCAGTCTGTTCAATTCTCAGATTTTCACAGAAGATCCCAAATATTCAACAAACAAGGTGACTCCCATCCCatgttaattattgttgtttcttttcttacatATATCATTTTTGTGCACAATGCCACAAACTTTGATTGTCATATTGGTGTTGAAATTGAAATGGGATTGTTTCAAAATCTGGAACAGGAGGGTTCTTTGAGAAATTGTTACCAAAGAGGGATTATTTTTCTCAAGCTCTGTACACATTTGACATTGGCCAAAATGATCTTACTGCTGGTTACAAACTCAACATGACTACTGAAGAAGTTAAGGCATATGTTCCTGATGTATTGGGCCAGTTCTCAAATGCCATTAAGGTAACACAAATTCACAACaatcacttcaaaaaaattttggtacACACCTTGATGATTATGTTACATGCAGAAAATATATGGTGAAGGTGGAAGAATATTTTGGGTACACAACACAGGCCCAGTGGGCTGCCTTCCATATGTTATGGACCGCTTTCTTATCACGGCGGGCCAAATAGATAAACATGGCTGTGCCAGTCCATTCAATGATGTGGCCCAATATTTCAACCTCAGATTAAAAGAAGCTGTAGCCCAACTCAGGAAAGATCTTCCAGAGGCAACAATCACCTATGTTGATGTCTACTCAGTGAAGTACACCCTCATTGCCCAAGCCAAAAAACATGGTACTTCCTTGCATCCTTTTTACACTAgtggatttgatttgatttgatttaataaataaattcctGGGCTAATGGATAAAATTATCGTGACTATTGGTAAAATTATGTACGTGGATAATTTTATTAATCTTCACGTAATGAGTTTAAGAAGTTTCTCGTAAACtgtatatgaatttttttttttcttggtgaaTTTGAAGGATTCGAGAACCCTTTTGTGGCATGTTGTGGTCATGGTGGGAAATATAATTACAACCGGTTCTTGAAGTGTGGGGCCAAGAAGACTGTAGATGGCAAAGAGATTGTGATTTCAAATTCGTGCAAAGATCCATCGGTTCGGATTAATTGGGATGGGACCCATTTCACCGAGGCCGCTAACAAATGGATATTCAACCAAATAGCTAATGGCTCATTTTCGGACCCACCCATTTCGTTGGAAATGGCCTGTCATAGAATGGACCGCTAAAACattctttctctgttttttattttttattttgggtcaATGAAACCTTTTtcttaacctttttattttggaaagaCAGGAGGGAACATCCTTTTGATTTGGAATCGTGTAAGGCTAAATTATTGGGCCCACGTGTGTGTTTGGTACCATCTAAGCTAGGTTTTTGGaaactatacttttttttttttttttctcactttctcaaaaTATATGTATGCTccaacacaaaaattaaataaactgttCTCAAACGGATACAAGAATATCAGGAATGCAtctccaaataaataattattttcactTGGAATtttagaacttaaaaaaaatatgattcgGTGTTTATCCAGTAACTTATTCATTCCTATAGAAGGAGTCCTCCCCCTTCTCACATTAGATGTGAACCTTTGTGTAATCCAATAACTTATTCATCCCTCTAGAAGGAGTCTTCCCCCTCTCACATTAGGTGTGGACCCTTGAGGAGGGAGGACTTCTCTCCTAAGAACAAATAATTTCTTGTGTTGTTCTGGTCTTATAAGTTAGTTCCttctttgccttttctttcaAGTAGCCCATTGTGCATTATGTATCTTGCTATCAAATAAGATGACTCATTCAAAGATTGAACAATGGTTCATGAAAACATATAGAATCATTGCTAAGCAAGTACTTACAAGCGTTTATTGATAATAAGAATTCAAAAAGAGTGTTGAAAATTAGTATCCACCAAATATCAAGGGTTAGCACAATTGGTTGAGGATCATGTCTCATGATTATGAGGTCACTAGTTTAAAACTCTCATTCTTTTTGGCTAGAACTcacgtataaaaaaaaaataaataaaataaataaaaagagagagagagataaaatgcaatttttttcacTTAAACATGAGGACAATATTTTAATCCCTCAATTTTAAATTGTTCGATTTTGGTTGTTTAAAATGTAACAATTTAGTCTTTTCATCTATTTTCCTATTTACATGACTTACAATATGTTGAGGCACCCCATATAATATGCAATTAAAATTGAACTAACTATATTTAAGGAGACCTAAGATTTGAATCTATGCTCTCCAAAATTGCCATCGAACTAAGAGGCTCTTGGctagtttaattttattattatgacaGACTTGCCTAATACAAGTTCCCATTCCGAAATTCCCCCTTGTTCTCTGAGTAGTTTTAGGAACAAATTTtctagagagaaagagagagatttataacttattaacttttaaaattaaattttatgaatatatACCTGTAAACAGTAATTAACTAAAATTATGGAGAAACTTGagtataataataaatcaaaattaaattgtaatGAACTCCTATTAAGTTAAATTTTGTGgatttcctatatatataaacaggATCATATCAACCAATTAAGCAtaatttttcccataaaaaaaattaagcataaattttcacaaaaaattatcaaaataaggcttaattaaaataaacCTAATTCAAAGAAcgtgctacttttttttttttttttttggctaacaAAGAACGTGCTAGTTGATTGGAATATGAGATTATAAAAGATGTTGCATGGTGCTCATATTGTTATCTTTTATGACCTTATATAGTAGAATAATTACAATTCTATTTAAATGTTTACTCAATTGTTTTTCATATTGATGATTTTACATGGAATTAATTTTGCttggtttgttttttaatcttaCCTCCCCTTCAGGCCTTCACTGGACTCACTTCAAAACAAATTGATCCTACAATTTTATCTAAGAGGTGGCAAGAATCTAATATGAGCAATGAATCCATAAACAAAGGAACAATATATCCATGCATTATATACTAAAAAAGAGAGTTCAAATTTGATAAAGACATGGTGTAAAAGTCTAGTTCTACACCCTCCAATCAAATCCAATCAAATGATGCCACATCAGACTTTtccaaatataataatacacaCCAACACAGTTTATCAATCCCATTAAAATCCATATATTctaatagcaaaaaataaaaacaaaattggatcTTTAACTGTGAATGCGGGATTTGCCAACACCACCTTATGCGACATGGCGGAGCAAGAAATTTTGTTATTAGAAGACTAGAATATGAGCACGCGCAACTTAGATtaaaaaagttactttttttttttttttgggcacaaAAACCATACTAGAGTTAAAATGAAGTGATTTTACTTCATTGACcctattcttaaattttttttaagacttgATAAGGTGTGTGTGGGTACTATGGGATAGTAGAAAATTCAGTCACAAACCTCTTCCTCTAATTAAGGTATGTAATTTGTTagagttatatttttatgtaattgacccATTCtatgacaaaacgcactttacttatatttgggtatATCTAAGTGGATTCAAGAATATCATGATGTACTTTGAAGAAGTTTTTCAAGTGATAgtattgaagacatgaagaatGCATAAAAAAACAAGTGGTTAAAAGCTGAAAATTGGGATCTTGACACCTAGCTCGACAACTttgatctatcgagatttaatgaacctTGATACTTGGTTTGATACCTCTTGATCTATAGGAATACGAGATTTCAAAATATAGCCTGCAATGTCTTATTCTAATTGGCTCtttatttatgggtttgtgtaaacctaatAGGAATAGGAGAGTCCATTTAAAAGGctcattaagctcctatttaaataaGGTGGTAGAGAAAGAAAATCCTAACCCTAAAGAGCTTCATAAGACTTTCTTTTGAAATCCTAACCTCCACCTTTTGAACTTATGAGTTCagaaaacaaaagaagtagATCTTGCTGTCACTCTTGTGCGCCTTTGGGTTTTGTACCAAGCCTAGTACCAACAATTAAAGATCTAATTGGTGTTTTCATGTGAAGTTGCttcaaatcaactacaacaataaaataaggTTGTTGTGAAGTTAGTTACTTATTGGAGATTCGTGCAAAACTGTTAGACACGAATTGGAGATCTGTACAAAGGGAAGAAGTCTTCTACatgatcaagtccaattggggatTGGAGCAAAAGTTTAATTGTAGGTTAGTATTTTAAGATAGGCCTAGTAGTAATAAGATTcctgtggggcccggcccaaaaataatgggctagtctaaattcaggcccgtccgaggagcgtcctgtctgAGGAAAAGCCACAGAAAGCATTATTCAGGCCCAACTACGATaaaagaaacctgtccgaggagtaactcctcctcggacaataCGAAGTCCGATCAAAGACCACGCCCCTACCATTACAGTTCAttctcccaacatataaaaagaataaaacccaaaatatcccatggaaagctgccaccaccacattaaatgtgccACAACCACCcttttggccgcattaatgaggaaaagacccctgaacagtactaccttggccactgcaactcacaagaGGGTGATAggggtgtttgatgggacaggtgctcaagtggaggcttagatgatcaacaagtgtaaggttcagataagaaagagagagctatataatgtagtaaAGTCCCTCAAACGAGGGGAGGAAGAAAAATGTATTCtaactgaagaaatagaatctgCTGTTAAATATTCATCCTTGTGTTTTTGTTCCTGCAACAATATTGTCTATGTATCAGACCGAGCAGGCTCACTAAGGCTaaattctttgacccatcctctacaaagtATTTGTTATGGGTTGCgtcttgggccaaggcctgatagAGAGggtttgggccaggaaaatcgtgcaaccacaattccttatacttgtaaccacttgttctTGATTACTGGATTTTTGAGAGTGGTGACATGAAATTCATTCAGTGGGTTTTTGCCTTAATTTCCGCTACAGTCTagattaaaattgtaatttgttggtgcctccatgatattgcatgtaatttgacctaattaaacaacttggttaattgaattaataacTAGGATCAATCTATAACCTAACATAATTGAATTCATTAGTTATTCTATTCTGCTGTTATTCTTTCTTAAATTAAGTAatttgcttgatttttgttCCTAAGGTTGTCCTTGAAAATGTATACCACTTAGCTAGTCAGCCTACTAATGTGCCAACTCATGTTTGTTGGCCTCATATGTCTCCTGTTGTTTCTTAACTGTTTgtatttcttccttttctggtatttaaaaaaaaaaaaaaaaaaaggtaatttgCTCGATGGGTTAATGAGAGGTTAAATAATTTACATTTCTTATATAAACAAATCACATAATTCATTAAATAGGAAATATGAATAAAAGTACGTTTAAATGATTTTATCAATTGTCACGTAATAACTAATGGGCTTAAGAAATTTTCCTCCAAACTTTCAAACtagtttaataataaattttttccttaatatgattttattttttcttggtgAATTTGAAGGATTCGAGAACCCTTTTGTGGCATGTTGTGGTCATGATGGGAAATATAATTTCAACCGGTTAATGAAGTGTGGGCCAAGAAGAATCATATAGATGGCAAAGAGATTGTGATTTCAAATACTTGCAAAGACCCATCGGTTGGATATTCAACCAAATAGTTAATGGTTCATTTTCGGACCCACCCATTTCATTGGAAATGGCCTGTCATGGAATGGACCactaagggcccgtttggtagaggagtttgagtaatgttgtttgtatttttttgaaatacgtgtgagtgaaaaagtatgtggaaatgtgtgtaatgttgtttaaaaactaaaaacatgtgtttaagaTGCTCTACCAAATAGGGCCTAAATcacttgcaagttgcaacaacattctctgtgtgtgtgtgtgtgtgtgttttttttttttttttgggttaaagaaacttttttcttagccattttattttggaaagaaCTTTGCACAAGACAGGAGGGAACATCCTTTTGACATGGCATCGTGTAAGGTTGAATTATTGGGCCCATTTTCGGCGTAGACTAGCATTCAAGCATTCATCCCTGTCCCTCAGTTTTCATTTTTGGCTAAATAAACTTTTGTTTGAATCCATTTGGCCATGCAAAACTTGAATAATTCAGGTTACTTGCATTTGAGAGGCCTCCTATAATGGGACATCTATAGTCTTATTTACCAAATATCTTTCatcttttggatttttttttttttttttttttttaaaggaaagttCCAACTTATAGCATTCACTCataattatagttttttattatcagatcaagaTACCTATTGGTTTTTGATGTAAGCAGAGATTGAACTCTAGAtcattcaaccattagagaACAATATTGAAAGCTGGATGgtcaaaaaattatcaaccttaCCATACTTAATGAGATGGACGCATATCACTTTATATTTCAATATAtcgatcttttttttttttttgattgtaaTATATCGATCTTGATAGACAAACAAAACCACACATTTTTTTACAGAATAGAAATCTCTAAAGATATGCaaacttctttttaaaattgaaatggaTTTACTACTGCTACGCCTTTTTTGGCAAGAGTTTCTGTTTCACGTAGAATACTATTGTTCATTCGGTGTTAACTTTAGAAATTATTCCTTCATATAGGAGGTGGCAAGATTTTCTGTCAGATGTAGAATATCATTGTTCATTTGGTGTTAATTCTAGAAATTATTCCTTCATATTTGAGGAGTCTTCCCTCCTCTCGCAAAGGGTGTAGGTCTTGTGTGAGAGGAGGGATGAATTCTTCCGTAAGAATGAATAATAATATCTTGTTTTATCATCACATTTTGAGCTAGTCTCTCCTTCGCCTTTTCTTCATATTAAGTCATTCAAAGATTGAATAATTGTACTTGGAAACGTATAAAATCATtgttgtaaggaccagatttgaaaTCTTAACCCTAGGTAtgaatggacttaggcccaaaaagcccaaaacaatgaatttgtagagaatgggttagaAAACTGGGCTTTAGTTAACCAAACAACAAGTCAGGTAGATTTGATGACAAAATGAAACACTATAACAATCTAGAACCAAACTTGTAACCTTGCCTAAGAACATTAAATAAGAGCCAGTCgttttttcttcagtttaca
This genomic stretch from Quercus lobata isolate SW786 chromosome 3, ValleyOak3.0 Primary Assembly, whole genome shotgun sequence harbors:
- the LOC115982441 gene encoding GDSL esterase/lipase At3g26430-like, with product MLLVILFCVKKVYLIQLKKKLISFVSLMEPQYSLFVIFASLVISLALLPNPTTALSKCSFPAIFNFGDSNSDTGGLSAAFGQAPPPNGETFFHTPSGRYSDGRLVIDFIAESYGLPYLSAFLDSLGSNFSHGANFATAGATIRPQNTTMAQSGYSPISLDVQSVQFSDFHRRSQIFNKQGGFFEKLLPKRDYFSQALYTFDIGQNDLTAGYKLNMTTEEVKAYVPDVLGQFSNAIKKIYGEGGRIFWVHNTGPVGCLPYVMDRFLITAGQIDKHGCASPFNDVAQYFNLRLKEAVAQLRKDLPEATITYVDVYSVKYTLIAQAKKHGFENPFVACCGHGGKYNYNRFLKCGAKKTVDGKEIVISNSCKDPSVRINWDGTHFTEAANKWIFNQIANGSFSDPPISLEMACHRMDR